A portion of the Bacillus sp. es.034 genome contains these proteins:
- a CDS encoding sigma 54-interacting transcriptional regulator, producing MLESEKRLYMYEKVAEHLESGVHVIDSAGRTIIYNRKMREIEGMDIEDVLDKNLLDVFQFHSEEESTLLKVLKTNKPTLNVKQTYFNMNGIEITTMNDTFPIFLDEVLIGAIEIARDITKLEKVMRDHIHKKPSSFFTFDSIIGHHPRLEDAVETGKQATRTSYPVLICGEIGTGKELFAQSIHNDSARANRPFITQNCSSLRDDMLEEILFHDMSEGKDPEHHRPSLFRQAQGGTLLLDEINSLTPSLQEKLLNFLSRGTDLPFDVRVMATVNEDPIDAIAEGRLLKDLYYRLSIVSVFIPSLRSRKEDLPQLVDYFINQFNHHFAMNIKGISDEVREIFQQYDWPGNVRELEHVMEGAFNLVGFEEKIGYKHLPFGFRQRIQHSVTDDESQDGSEFLYQSGTEIKPLEIFIEEAETYYIQKALKYHDFNITKTAKSLGMSRQNLQYRIRKYGIERNSF from the coding sequence ATGTTGGAATCCGAAAAACGATTGTATATGTATGAAAAAGTCGCTGAACATCTCGAATCAGGCGTCCATGTCATCGATTCTGCCGGGAGAACCATCATCTACAATCGCAAGATGCGTGAAATCGAAGGAATGGACATTGAAGACGTCCTCGATAAAAATCTGCTGGATGTTTTTCAATTTCACTCCGAGGAAGAAAGCACCCTTTTAAAGGTGCTGAAAACAAATAAACCTACCCTCAATGTCAAGCAGACTTACTTTAATATGAACGGAATCGAAATCACGACGATGAATGACACGTTCCCGATTTTTCTCGATGAAGTGTTGATCGGAGCCATCGAAATTGCCAGGGACATCACCAAACTCGAGAAGGTGATGAGGGATCATATACATAAAAAGCCCAGCAGCTTCTTCACATTCGACAGCATCATAGGGCATCATCCTCGTCTCGAGGACGCTGTCGAAACAGGGAAACAGGCGACGCGGACCTCTTACCCTGTCTTGATCTGCGGCGAAATCGGGACCGGAAAGGAACTGTTCGCCCAAAGCATCCACAACGACAGCGCCCGTGCCAACCGTCCCTTCATCACCCAGAATTGCTCTTCTCTGCGTGATGACATGCTTGAAGAAATTCTTTTTCACGACATGAGTGAGGGGAAAGACCCTGAACATCACCGCCCCTCTCTCTTCCGACAGGCACAGGGAGGGACTCTCCTCCTCGACGAAATCAACTCATTAACCCCTTCCCTTCAAGAGAAACTGTTAAACTTCCTCTCAAGAGGGACGGACCTTCCATTTGACGTCAGGGTGATGGCAACGGTTAATGAGGATCCGATCGACGCCATTGCAGAAGGGCGGTTATTGAAGGACCTGTATTATCGTCTGAGCATCGTGTCCGTTTTCATTCCTTCTCTCCGTTCGAGAAAAGAAGATCTGCCCCAGCTTGTGGATTATTTCATTAACCAGTTCAACCATCATTTTGCCATGAATATCAAGGGGATATCCGACGAAGTGCGGGAGATTTTCCAACAGTATGACTGGCCGGGGAATGTACGGGAGCTTGAGCATGTCATGGAAGGGGCATTCAACCTCGTAGGGTTTGAGGAAAAAATTGGATACAAGCATCTGCCTTTCGGATTCAGGCAGAGGATCCAACATAGCGTGACAGATGATGAAAGCCAGGATGGATCGGAATTCCTCTATCAATCAGGCACGGAAATCAAGCCGTTGGAGATTTTCATAGAGGAAGCCGAAACCTATTATATTCAGAAGGCATTGAAATACCATGACTTCAATATCACCAAGACCGCGAAATCACTGGGTATGAGCAGACAGAATCTACAGTACCGGATACGGAAATACGGGATCGAGCGGAATTCGTTTTGA
- a CDS encoding ornithine--oxo-acid transaminase produces MTVSTHSIIEQTEKYGAKNYLPLPIVISEAEGVWVKDPEGNKYMDMLSAYSAVNQGHRHPKIIQALKDQADRVTLTSRAFHNDQLAPWYERICKLTGKDMALPMNTGAEAVETAIKTARRWAYDVKGVAENSAEIIACNGNFHGRTMTAVSLSSEEEYKRGFGPMLPGINLIPYGDLDALKEAITPNTAAFLIEPIQGEAGIVFPPKGFLKAAYELCKENNVLFIADEIQAGLARSGKMFACEWEDVNPDMYILGKALGGGVFPISCVVADEEVLGVFNPGSHGSTFGGNPMACAVSVASLDVLIDEDLAGRSLQMGEYFMSKLREIDNPMIKEVRGSGLFIGVELTEPARKYCEQLKEEGLLCKETHDTVIRFAPPLVISQEDLDWAIERIKKVLS; encoded by the coding sequence ATGACAGTAAGTACGCATTCGATCATTGAACAAACAGAAAAGTATGGTGCCAAAAATTATCTTCCACTTCCCATCGTTATTTCAGAAGCGGAAGGTGTATGGGTGAAGGATCCTGAAGGCAATAAGTATATGGATATGCTCAGCGCCTATTCAGCGGTCAACCAGGGACATCGTCATCCCAAGATCATCCAGGCGTTGAAAGATCAGGCAGACCGTGTGACACTGACGTCACGTGCGTTCCATAATGATCAATTGGCACCTTGGTATGAGAGAATCTGTAAGCTGACGGGTAAAGACATGGCTCTTCCGATGAATACAGGTGCCGAAGCTGTGGAAACGGCGATCAAGACGGCTCGCCGCTGGGCGTATGATGTGAAGGGTGTTGCTGAAAACAGCGCTGAAATCATCGCTTGTAACGGAAACTTCCACGGCAGGACGATGACAGCTGTGTCCCTTTCTTCAGAAGAGGAATACAAGCGGGGCTTCGGTCCGATGCTTCCGGGAATCAACCTGATTCCTTACGGGGATCTGGACGCATTGAAAGAAGCGATCACACCAAACACAGCGGCGTTCCTCATCGAACCGATCCAAGGGGAAGCAGGAATCGTATTCCCTCCAAAAGGATTCCTGAAAGCGGCTTATGAATTGTGTAAGGAGAATAATGTCCTTTTCATTGCAGATGAAATCCAGGCAGGGCTGGCCCGTTCCGGAAAAATGTTTGCATGTGAGTGGGAAGATGTCAATCCTGATATGTACATCCTTGGAAAAGCACTGGGAGGGGGAGTATTCCCGATTTCATGTGTGGTTGCAGATGAAGAAGTGCTTGGCGTATTCAATCCAGGTTCCCATGGCTCGACGTTCGGTGGGAATCCGATGGCATGTGCGGTTTCTGTAGCGTCCCTAGATGTATTGATCGATGAAGATCTTGCTGGCCGTTCCCTTCAAATGGGAGAATACTTTATGAGTAAACTTCGTGAGATAGATAATCCTATGATTAAGGAAGTTCGTGGAAGCGGATTATTTATCGGGGTGGAATTGACAGAACCGGCCCGCAAATACTGTGAACAACTGAAAGAAGAAGGACTGCTTTGTAAAGAAACGCATGATACAGTCATCCGTTTTGCCCCGCCGCTGGTCATCTCACAAGAAGACCTCGATTGGGCCATCGAAAGAATCAAAAAAGTACTGTCTTGA
- a CDS encoding Glu/Leu/Phe/Val dehydrogenase, translating into MGENLNLFTSTQHVINDALSKLGYTEEMYELLKEPIRMLTVRIPVRMDDGSIKVFTGYRAQHNDAVGPTKGGVRFHPEVDEEEVKALSMWMSLKCGIVDLPYGGGKGGIICDPRTMSFTELEKLSRGYVRAISQIVGPTKDIPAPDVYTNSQIMAWMMDEYSRLRENDSPGFITGKPIVLGGSQGREKATAQGVTICIEQAAKKRGIDIKGARVVIQGFGNAGSFLAKFMNDAGAKVIAISDAHGALHDPAGLDIDYLLDRRDSFGTVTTLFENTISNKELLELECDILVPAAISNQITEDNVYDIKASIVVEAANGPTTFEATRILSERGILLVPDVLASAGGVTVSYFEWVQNNQGYYWTEEEVNEKLYAKLVEAFNNVYETSQNRRVNMRLAAYMVGARKMAEASRFRGWV; encoded by the coding sequence ATGGGAGAAAACCTTAATCTGTTTACTTCTACACAGCATGTCATTAATGATGCTTTATCGAAGCTTGGATATACGGAAGAAATGTATGAACTTCTGAAAGAGCCGATTCGTATGTTGACCGTCCGGATCCCGGTTCGAATGGACGATGGCAGTATCAAAGTATTTACAGGCTACCGTGCACAACATAACGATGCAGTAGGTCCAACAAAGGGTGGCGTAAGATTCCATCCTGAAGTGGATGAAGAGGAAGTCAAGGCTTTGTCCATGTGGATGAGCTTGAAGTGCGGAATTGTGGATCTGCCTTATGGTGGAGGAAAAGGCGGCATCATCTGTGATCCGCGCACGATGTCCTTCACTGAACTTGAGAAACTCAGCCGCGGCTACGTACGTGCCATCAGTCAAATCGTTGGGCCGACAAAGGATATCCCGGCACCTGATGTGTACACAAACTCTCAGATCATGGCTTGGATGATGGATGAATACAGCCGTCTCCGTGAAAATGACTCACCGGGATTCATTACGGGAAAACCGATCGTCCTTGGTGGTTCCCAAGGTCGTGAAAAAGCAACGGCTCAAGGTGTGACCATCTGTATCGAACAAGCAGCAAAGAAACGCGGCATCGATATTAAAGGTGCACGCGTCGTCATCCAGGGATTCGGTAATGCCGGAAGCTTCCTTGCAAAATTCATGAATGATGCCGGTGCAAAGGTCATCGCGATTTCCGATGCCCATGGAGCTCTTCATGATCCGGCTGGTTTGGATATTGATTATCTGTTGGATCGCAGGGACAGCTTCGGTACCGTAACGACTTTATTTGAAAACACGATTTCAAATAAGGAACTGCTGGAACTCGAGTGTGACATCCTTGTACCTGCAGCGATTTCAAATCAGATCACGGAAGACAATGTCTATGATATTAAAGCATCCATTGTGGTAGAAGCTGCAAACGGTCCTACTACCTTCGAAGCAACACGAATCCTGTCAGAAAGAGGGATCCTCCTGGTTCCGGACGTACTTGCCAGTGCCGGAGGGGTAACGGTTTCTTATTTCGAATGGGTTCAGAACAATCAAGGGTACTACTGGACAGAAGAAGAAGTAAACGAGAAGCTTTATGCTAAACTTGTCGAAGCTTTCAACAATGTATACGAAACATCTCAGAATCGTCGAGTGAATATGCGACTAGCCGCATACATGGTCGGCGCACGCAAAATGGCTGAAGCCTCAAGATTTAGAGGTTGGGTGTAA
- a CDS encoding aldehyde dehydrogenase produces the protein MSTELFIEEASLEAIEASLQQHKQFFKSGVTRPLQYRKELLEKFSTVIKNHETEIISALNKDLNKSEMEAYTTEIGILLEEIRFVLKNIDEWAEPKKMKTAKTHIGSKSYTVPEPYGVTLIIAPWNYPVQLALAPVIGAIAAGNTAIIKPSELTPTTSALLAQMINTHFDPRQLFVIEGGVETTQNLLKQPFEYIFFTGSVPVGKVVMEAAAKQLIPVTLELGGKSPCIVDETADIPLAAKRIAFGKVTNAGQTCIAPDYLFIHKSKKDEFITEFKKTVIEFYGTEPLKSEKFGRIVNERHFNRLTSYLEDGEILLGGNTDPGSLKIEPTLMEPRDFSVPVMKDEIFGPVFPVIEYEDLNEVIEFVTERPKPLALYLFTSNPVTEERINGSISYGGGCVNDTLMHIVTPYLPFGGVGESGIGNYHGESSFSTFSHYKSILKQTTKFDMSFRYPSGRFGMRIIKKLLK, from the coding sequence ATGTCTACTGAATTGTTCATAGAGGAAGCTTCTCTCGAGGCGATAGAAGCAAGCCTTCAACAGCATAAGCAATTTTTTAAGTCCGGGGTGACCCGTCCCCTTCAATACAGAAAAGAATTGTTAGAAAAATTCTCCACCGTCATAAAAAATCATGAAACAGAAATCATCAGTGCCCTGAATAAAGACTTGAATAAATCCGAGATGGAAGCGTACACGACGGAAATCGGCATCCTTCTGGAGGAGATTCGATTCGTCCTTAAGAATATCGATGAGTGGGCAGAACCGAAAAAAATGAAAACGGCGAAAACCCATATTGGATCGAAGTCCTATACTGTGCCGGAGCCATACGGAGTCACCTTGATCATCGCACCGTGGAATTATCCGGTTCAGCTTGCCCTGGCGCCGGTCATCGGAGCGATTGCTGCGGGGAATACGGCGATCATCAAACCGTCGGAGCTCACCCCGACGACTTCTGCATTACTCGCTCAAATGATCAACACACATTTTGATCCAAGGCAGTTGTTCGTCATAGAGGGCGGTGTGGAGACGACCCAAAATCTTCTCAAACAGCCCTTTGAATATATTTTTTTCACCGGAAGTGTGCCTGTCGGGAAAGTGGTCATGGAAGCCGCGGCCAAGCAGTTGATCCCGGTAACCCTTGAATTGGGCGGGAAAAGCCCGTGTATCGTCGATGAAACCGCTGATATTCCCCTTGCCGCGAAGCGTATTGCTTTCGGAAAGGTGACAAATGCAGGGCAGACTTGCATCGCACCGGATTATTTATTTATTCATAAAAGCAAGAAAGATGAATTCATCACTGAATTTAAGAAAACGGTGATTGAGTTTTATGGGACTGAGCCTTTGAAAAGCGAAAAATTCGGACGGATTGTCAACGAGCGTCATTTCAATCGTCTGACAAGCTATCTGGAAGACGGGGAGATCCTTTTAGGTGGAAATACAGATCCCGGGAGCTTAAAAATCGAACCGACCTTAATGGAACCAAGGGATTTTTCCGTACCGGTGATGAAGGATGAGATTTTCGGCCCTGTTTTTCCTGTCATCGAGTATGAGGACCTGAATGAAGTCATCGAGTTTGTGACCGAACGTCCGAAACCCCTTGCCCTTTATTTGTTCACCAGCAATCCTGTTACTGAAGAGAGGATCAACGGATCGATTTCCTACGGGGGCGGATGTGTGAATGATACGCTCATGCACATCGTCACGCCTTATCTTCCTTTCGGCGGGGTAGGGGAGAGCGGAATCGGAAATTATCACGGGGAATCGAGCTTTTCGACCTTCTCCCATTATAAGAGCATCTTGAAACAGACGACGAAGTTCGATATGAGCTTCCGTTATCCAAGTGGGCGATTCGGCATGAGGATCATCAAGAAGTTATTGAAATGA
- a CDS encoding DUF378 domain-containing protein — protein MSGIQRIALVLTIIGAINWGLIGFFQFDLVAAIFGGQDAALSRIVYGLVGIAGLINLGLLFKPTEELEREPHTEPTR, from the coding sequence ATGAGTGGTATTCAGCGTATTGCTTTGGTGCTTACGATCATTGGTGCTATCAACTGGGGACTTATCGGTTTCTTTCAATTTGATCTTGTAGCAGCCATCTTTGGCGGACAAGATGCGGCTCTATCCCGGATCGTTTACGGTTTAGTCGGGATTGCCGGCCTCATCAACCTTGGTCTCTTGTTCAAACCGACGGAAGAGCTTGAAAGAGAACCGCATACAGAGCCGACAAGATAA
- a CDS encoding iron-containing alcohol dehydrogenase encodes MNDFTFYNPTKLIFGKGQVEQLKELVPQYGKKVLVVYGGGSIKRNGLYDQVMSVLKGTDSEVHELSGVEPNPRLSTVRRGVEIAKEKNIDFILAVGGGSVIDCTKAIAAGAKYDGDAWDLVTKKSFAKEALPFGTVLTLAATGSEMNAGSVITNWETNEKYGWGSPVTFPQFSILDPENTFTVPKDHTIYGMVDMMSHVFEQYFNNATNTPLQDRMCESVLKTVIETAPKLINDLENYELRETILYSGTIALNGMLQMGYNGDWASHNIEHAVSAVYDIPHAGGLAILFPNWMKHNLNVNPSRFAQMAERVFNVDPAGKSEEEVALEGIDKLREFWSSLGAPTRLADYDIDDSQIDLMADKAMVNGEFGNFNKLNKDDVLAILRASL; translated from the coding sequence ATGAATGACTTTACATTTTACAATCCGACTAAATTAATTTTTGGTAAAGGACAAGTAGAACAATTGAAAGAATTGGTGCCTCAATATGGTAAAAAGGTGCTTGTCGTTTACGGCGGGGGAAGCATCAAGCGTAACGGACTATACGATCAAGTGATGTCAGTGCTGAAAGGGACTGACAGTGAAGTACATGAATTATCCGGAGTTGAGCCGAATCCACGTCTTTCTACAGTTAGACGAGGAGTAGAAATCGCGAAAGAGAAGAATATCGACTTTATCCTGGCCGTCGGCGGCGGAAGCGTCATCGATTGTACGAAAGCCATCGCTGCAGGAGCAAAATATGATGGAGACGCTTGGGATCTAGTAACAAAGAAATCCTTCGCGAAAGAAGCCCTTCCATTCGGAACGGTTCTTACTTTGGCTGCGACGGGTTCTGAAATGAATGCCGGATCGGTTATCACAAACTGGGAAACAAATGAAAAATATGGTTGGGGAAGCCCGGTGACATTCCCTCAATTCTCCATCCTGGATCCGGAAAATACGTTTACCGTACCAAAGGATCATACCATCTATGGCATGGTGGACATGATGAGTCACGTGTTTGAACAGTATTTCAATAATGCGACAAACACACCGCTTCAAGACCGCATGTGTGAATCTGTTCTGAAAACAGTGATCGAAACAGCTCCGAAGCTGATCAATGATCTGGAAAACTATGAGCTTCGTGAGACGATTCTGTACTCCGGTACGATTGCCCTTAATGGAATGCTGCAAATGGGTTATAACGGTGACTGGGCAAGCCATAACATCGAGCATGCTGTATCAGCTGTATATGACATCCCGCATGCAGGTGGACTTGCAATCCTGTTCCCGAACTGGATGAAGCATAACCTGAATGTGAATCCATCACGATTTGCCCAAATGGCTGAACGTGTATTCAACGTCGACCCAGCAGGTAAATCGGAAGAAGAAGTAGCCCTTGAAGGAATTGATAAGCTTCGTGAATTCTGGTCAAGCCTGGGTGCTCCAACACGCCTGGCGGACTATGACATCGATGATAGCCAGATCGACCTTATGGCGGACAAAGCAATGGTGAACGGAGAGTTCGGTAACTTCAACAAACTGAACAAAGACGACGTTCTTGCGATTTTAAGAGCATCTCTATAA
- a CDS encoding glucose-6-phosphate isomerase — protein sequence MTHIRFDYSKALSFFGEHELTYLSDAVKVAHHSLHEQTGAGSDFLGWIDLPVDYDKEEFSRIQKSAEKIKNDSDILLVIGIGGSYLGARAAIEMLNHSFYNALPKDKRSTPQVLFVGQNISSTYMRDLMDLLDGKDFSINVISKSGTTTEPALAFRIFRNMLEEKYGVEEARKRIYATTDKSKGALKTLATDEGYETFVVPDDIGGRYSVLTAVGLLPIAVSGVEIETMMNGAAQAREDFGKSELTENPAYQYAAVRNALYNKGKTIEMLINYEPGLQYFAEWWKQLFGESEGKDQKGIYPSSANFSTDLHSLGQYVQEGRRDIFETVIKVSEPRHELKIEKADSDLDGLNYLAGETVDFVNNKAFEGTLLAHTDGGVPNLIVEIPAMDAYTFGYLVYFFEKACAMSGYLLGVNPFDQPGVEAYKVNMFALLGKPGFEEKKAELEKRLK from the coding sequence ATGACACACATTCGTTTTGATTATTCAAAAGCGTTATCGTTTTTTGGAGAACACGAACTTACATACTTAAGTGATGCGGTTAAGGTTGCCCATCATTCACTTCATGAACAAACAGGTGCCGGGAGCGACTTCCTGGGTTGGATCGACCTTCCTGTGGATTACGACAAAGAAGAATTTTCACGCATTCAGAAATCAGCGGAGAAAATCAAGAATGATTCAGATATCCTTCTTGTGATTGGAATCGGTGGATCTTACCTCGGGGCGCGTGCAGCGATTGAAATGCTGAATCACAGTTTCTACAATGCCCTTCCGAAAGATAAGCGTTCCACTCCACAAGTGTTATTCGTTGGACAAAATATCAGCTCCACATACATGAGAGACTTAATGGATCTTCTTGATGGAAAAGATTTCTCCATCAATGTGATCTCAAAGTCCGGAACAACGACAGAACCTGCCCTTGCTTTCCGTATCTTCCGTAATATGTTGGAAGAAAAATACGGAGTGGAAGAAGCACGCAAGCGTATTTATGCCACTACGGATAAATCAAAGGGAGCCCTGAAGACACTGGCAACGGACGAAGGCTATGAAACATTCGTCGTTCCTGATGATATCGGAGGACGCTATTCTGTCCTGACAGCAGTAGGGTTGCTGCCGATTGCCGTCAGCGGAGTGGAGATCGAAACGATGATGAACGGTGCGGCACAGGCACGTGAAGATTTCGGTAAATCCGAGCTGACAGAAAACCCTGCCTATCAATATGCTGCGGTTCGTAACGCTCTTTACAACAAAGGAAAGACAATCGAAATGCTCATCAACTATGAGCCGGGATTACAGTACTTTGCTGAATGGTGGAAGCAGCTGTTCGGTGAAAGTGAAGGAAAAGACCAAAAAGGCATTTATCCTTCTTCTGCGAACTTCTCGACAGATCTTCATTCTCTTGGACAATATGTTCAGGAAGGGCGCCGTGACATTTTCGAAACCGTCATCAAGGTTTCAGAGCCCCGTCATGAGCTGAAAATCGAGAAAGCCGACAGTGACCTGGATGGATTGAACTATCTTGCTGGTGAAACGGTGGACTTCGTGAACAATAAAGCATTTGAAGGTACACTGCTTGCCCATACAGATGGAGGGGTACCTAACCTGATTGTGGAGATTCCTGCTATGGATGCCTACACATTCGGTTACCTTGTGTACTTCTTCGAGAAAGCATGTGCCATGAGTGGATATCTTCTTGGTGTGAATCCTTTCGATCAGCCGGGAGTGGAAGCATATAAAGTAAATATGTTCGCCCTTCTAGGAAAACCAGGCTTTGAAGAAAAGAAAGCCGAGCTTGAAAAACGTCTGAAATAA
- a CDS encoding YugN-like family protein, with amino-acid sequence MIELSSSIEGQHYQLYKLEQLLKPLGYSIGGNWDYDHGYFDYKIDDEVGYQFLRVPFTSVDGQLDSRGATVEFGKPFLLSHKYQIGLDDFASTGNFSGSVNQFSEPQDPDASFPEKYIAVGKELVKELESTLFSS; translated from the coding sequence GTGATTGAGCTTTCATCGAGCATTGAAGGACAGCATTATCAACTATATAAACTGGAACAGCTACTAAAGCCGCTTGGATATTCGATCGGCGGTAACTGGGATTACGATCACGGCTACTTCGATTATAAAATTGATGACGAGGTCGGGTATCAATTTTTAAGAGTGCCGTTCACCTCGGTGGACGGTCAGCTGGACTCAAGGGGGGCTACCGTTGAATTCGGTAAACCGTTCCTTCTTTCTCATAAGTATCAGATTGGTCTGGACGATTTTGCGTCGACAGGGAACTTTTCAGGTTCTGTCAATCAATTTTCAGAGCCACAGGATCCCGATGCAAGTTTTCCTGAAAAGTACATTGCTGTTGGGAAGGAACTTGTGAAAGAACTCGAGAGCACCCTGTTTTCTAGTTAG
- a CDS encoding potassium channel family protein, with translation MVQQMFHGFLRWPLVIRIFTIAITLMISFGTIIHFIEPDTFPSLFDGIWWAIITTSTVGYGDFVPLTFEGRFLGIVLILVGAGFLSTYFVTLAAETVMTQNAYLEGKATFKGRDHVIIVGWNERAREVINQLTSLHSRCDIILVDETLQKNPYNNKYIHFVKGTPFRDSILKKVNLHEASIAIITADQNKDEMTSDMNSVLTLLALKGNHPELYTVVEILQKDQVANAKRAGADEVIQTNLQTSFVMMNSIISQGMSKTILKLLNHLKGNNLKLIPVAEEYINEDFHSLSGHLLKNNIILLGIKKGENTTVNPPLTTIVEASDELFVISN, from the coding sequence ATGGTACAGCAAATGTTTCATGGGTTCTTGCGCTGGCCTTTGGTTATTCGAATATTCACGATCGCCATTACGCTGATGATTTCGTTTGGCACGATCATTCATTTTATAGAGCCCGATACCTTCCCCTCTTTATTTGATGGGATCTGGTGGGCCATCATTACGACCTCCACTGTAGGATATGGAGACTTTGTTCCATTAACATTCGAAGGAAGATTTCTCGGGATTGTCCTGATCCTGGTTGGTGCCGGCTTCCTCTCAACCTATTTCGTCACTCTGGCCGCCGAAACCGTTATGACACAAAACGCCTATCTGGAAGGAAAGGCGACGTTTAAAGGCAGGGATCATGTCATCATCGTGGGCTGGAATGAGCGTGCTCGGGAAGTGATCAATCAATTGACCTCCCTGCATTCCCGGTGTGATATCATTTTGGTTGATGAAACTCTTCAGAAGAACCCTTATAACAATAAATATATCCACTTCGTGAAAGGGACCCCATTCAGGGACTCGATCCTGAAGAAAGTCAATCTTCATGAAGCGTCGATTGCCATCATCACCGCCGATCAAAATAAGGATGAGATGACCTCTGACATGAATTCGGTCCTGACACTCCTTGCCCTCAAAGGAAACCATCCCGAGTTATATACAGTGGTGGAGATCCTTCAAAAGGACCAAGTAGCGAATGCAAAGCGGGCAGGAGCCGATGAAGTCATCCAGACGAATTTGCAAACCAGCTTTGTGATGATGAACAGTATCATATCCCAAGGTATGTCTAAAACGATCTTAAAGCTTTTGAATCACCTGAAAGGAAATAATCTGAAGCTGATCCCTGTTGCAGAAGAGTACATCAATGAGGACTTCCACTCTCTTAGTGGACATCTACTTAAGAACAACATCATCCTTCTGGGCATAAAAAAAGGAGAAAACACAACAGTGAATCCTCCTTTAACGACGATTGTTGAAGCATCAGACGAACTTTTTGTGATTTCTAACTAG
- a CDS encoding GNAT family protein — MEKYPVFETERLILRQITMEDVDFLYELYTSVDVLRYFGMSPIESKEVAVSMVENYEKHLESGGPMRWAIVEKNSNKMIGTCGFHGISKAYKRCEIGYDLHPGHWGKGIMGEALSPLLRYLFSEKGMNRIGAVIVPYNKASSRVVEKLGFKQEGLLREYILQDDHAFDAYMYSLLKKESLSEF, encoded by the coding sequence ATGGAAAAGTATCCAGTATTTGAAACAGAGAGATTGATTTTAAGACAGATTACAATGGAAGATGTCGATTTTCTTTATGAACTCTATACGTCCGTGGACGTTCTCCGCTATTTCGGCATGAGTCCGATTGAATCGAAAGAAGTGGCGGTCAGCATGGTTGAAAACTATGAAAAGCACCTGGAATCAGGTGGTCCCATGCGTTGGGCCATCGTGGAGAAAAATTCCAACAAGATGATCGGGACATGCGGGTTCCATGGCATTTCGAAAGCTTACAAACGCTGCGAAATCGGATATGACCTGCATCCCGGCCACTGGGGCAAGGGAATTATGGGTGAAGCCCTATCCCCACTACTTCGTTACCTCTTTTCAGAAAAAGGAATGAACCGTATAGGTGCAGTGATCGTTCCGTATAATAAGGCATCATCACGGGTAGTTGAGAAGCTAGGATTCAAGCAGGAAGGTTTGCTGAGGGAATATATCCTTCAGGATGACCACGCATTTGACGCATATATGTATAGTTTGTTAAAGAAAGAATCGCTTTCTGAGTTTTAG